One region of Pseudomonadota bacterium genomic DNA includes:
- a CDS encoding RluA family pseudouridine synthase gives MEKKFRIICNKDEVRLDVFLSEKLSITRTKVKTLIEEGHIRIAGKLPKPSSKVKRSMEIEGEILEEEPLTLIPQAIPLNILYEDEYILAIDKPVGMVVHPSFGHKEGTLVNAILAYLGWKSGVSGQTAGEIKTLATRHSPLTTSELNSTGIRPFIVHRLDKGTTGVILVAKDTKTQEMLSALFKERGVYKTYRAIVEGIVKKEEGRIEGNIGRHPTDRKRMAVLKQGGRDALTFFKVVARLNGFTYIEAYPKTGRTHQIRVHLAHTGHPIVGDDLYGKKARNMAERPLLHAYKIEFKHPVKGTLISIEAPVPEDIKEFVKNSKTLGSSQ, from the coding sequence ATGGAAAAAAAATTCCGGATAATCTGTAACAAAGATGAAGTAAGGCTTGATGTCTTCCTCTCTGAAAAACTCTCCATAACAAGGACAAAGGTAAAAACATTAATAGAGGAAGGACATATCCGCATTGCCGGTAAACTGCCAAAACCTTCATCAAAGGTTAAAAGGTCCATGGAAATCGAGGGAGAAATCTTAGAGGAAGAACCCTTAACCCTCATACCTCAGGCAATCCCTCTCAATATCCTTTATGAAGATGAATATATCCTTGCTATCGATAAACCGGTCGGTATGGTGGTGCATCCCTCATTCGGCCATAAGGAGGGAACTCTCGTAAATGCCATCCTCGCATACCTCGGTTGGAAGTCGGGTGTCAGCGGTCAGACAGCAGGAGAAATCAAAACACTCGCCACTCGCCACTCACCACTCACCACTTCTGAGCTTAACAGCACAGGAATAAGACCTTTTATCGTTCATAGATTAGACAAGGGGACAACAGGTGTAATTCTCGTTGCAAAAGACACAAAGACCCAGGAGATGCTCTCAGCGCTCTTCAAAGAGAGGGGTGTTTATAAAACATACAGGGCGATCGTAGAGGGGATAGTGAAAAAAGAGGAAGGGAGAATAGAGGGCAATATCGGGAGACATCCGACAGATAGAAAGAGGATGGCTGTACTGAAACAAGGGGGAAGGGATGCCCTGACATTCTTCAAAGTGGTGGCAAGATTAAACGGTTTCACATACATTGAAGCCTACCCGAAGACAGGAAGAACACATCAGATAAGGGTCCATCTCGCACACACAGGGCATCCGATTGTGGGTGACGATTTGTACGGGAAGAAGGCAAGGAACATGGCCGAGAGGCCTCTCCTCCATGCCTATAAGATTGAATTCAAACATCCTGTTAAGGGCACGCTGATTTCAATAGAAGCACCAGTACCAGAGGACATAAAGGAGTTTGTAAAAAACAGCAAAACATTAGGCAGTAGCCAGTAA